One window of the Asticcacaulis sp. SL142 genome contains the following:
- the trxB gene encoding thioredoxin-disulfide reductase, translating to MSLPRPLRCAIIGSGPAGWTAAIYAARGLLHPVVFTGPQAGGQLTITTDVENYPGFSEVVQGPWLMDQMQAQAVHMGTEVINDIVVKADLSKRPFLLETETGATYLAETVIISTGAQAKWLGLESEKTYQGFGVSACATCDGFFYRNKVVAVVGGGNTAVEEALFLTKFASKVYLIHRREELRSEKILTERLLADPKIEPIWNVGIDEILGDTNEFGAMGVTGVRLKHVETGEKYEIPLDGVFIAIGHAPSSQLFAGQLETNSSGYLRVTPGTPKTAIEGVFAAGDVTDDVYRQAVTAAGMGCMAALEAVRLLAEEDHHKGHNTENTAKIGAY from the coding sequence ATGTCCCTGCCCCGTCCTTTGCGTTGCGCCATCATTGGTTCCGGCCCCGCCGGCTGGACCGCCGCCATCTATGCCGCGCGCGGCCTTCTGCATCCGGTGGTGTTCACAGGCCCGCAGGCCGGTGGCCAGCTTACTATCACCACCGATGTCGAAAACTATCCGGGTTTTTCGGAGGTGGTTCAGGGGCCATGGCTGATGGATCAAATGCAGGCCCAGGCCGTGCACATGGGCACCGAAGTCATCAATGATATCGTGGTCAAGGCTGACCTGTCTAAGCGTCCATTCCTGCTGGAAACCGAAACCGGCGCGACCTATCTGGCCGAAACCGTCATCATCTCAACCGGCGCGCAGGCCAAGTGGCTGGGGCTGGAGTCAGAAAAAACCTATCAGGGTTTTGGCGTCTCGGCGTGCGCTACCTGCGACGGGTTTTTCTATCGCAATAAGGTCGTGGCCGTCGTCGGCGGCGGCAATACCGCCGTCGAAGAAGCGCTGTTCCTGACCAAGTTTGCCTCCAAGGTTTATCTGATCCACCGCCGCGAAGAACTGCGTTCAGAGAAAATCCTGACGGAACGTCTGCTGGCTGACCCTAAGATTGAACCGATCTGGAATGTCGGTATTGACGAGATTCTGGGCGACACCAATGAATTTGGCGCGATGGGTGTCACCGGTGTGCGCCTGAAACACGTTGAGACCGGCGAAAAGTACGAAATCCCGCTGGACGGCGTCTTTATCGCGATCGGGCACGCGCCGTCATCGCAACTGTTTGCCGGTCAGCTTGAAACCAATTCCAGCGGCTACTTACGCGTCACACCGGGCACGCCAAAGACAGCGATTGAGGGCGTATTCGCCGCAGGTGACGTGACCGACGATGTCTACCGTCAGGCCGTGACTGCCGCCGGTATGGGCTGCATGGCCGCTCTGGAGGCCGTGCGCCTGCTGGCCGAAGAAGACCACCATAAGGGCCACAACACCGAAAACACCGCCAAGATCGGGGCGTACTAA
- a CDS encoding GNAT family N-acetyltransferase, which yields MTDIRPATAADIDGLYQLYRQVARQGEGLARTEAEISRAYIEGFVTQALERGLILVVEGEAGLTGSLHAYAPQPAQFGHCLSDLTIALSPDAQGMGLGQRLFEAYIARVRGQLSHINRIELMCRESNIRALKLYDRLGFVTEGRLKNRVRKSDGTFEYDLILGLSL from the coding sequence ACCCGCAACCGCCGCCGACATCGACGGCCTTTATCAGCTTTACCGGCAGGTGGCCCGCCAGGGCGAGGGCCTTGCGCGGACCGAGGCTGAGATTTCACGCGCCTATATCGAAGGCTTTGTTACGCAGGCGCTTGAGCGTGGCCTGATCCTAGTGGTTGAGGGGGAGGCTGGCCTTACAGGATCGTTGCATGCCTATGCGCCGCAGCCCGCCCAGTTTGGTCACTGCCTGTCAGACCTGACGATAGCCTTAAGCCCCGATGCGCAAGGCATGGGGCTGGGGCAGCGATTGTTTGAAGCCTATATTGCGCGGGTGCGTGGCCAACTTTCGCACATTAACCGCATTGAGCTGATGTGCCGCGAAAGCAATATCCGCGCGCTGAAACTCTATGATCGTCTGGGATTCGTCACAGAAGGCCGCCTCAAAAACCGGGTACGCAAGTCCGATGGTACCTTTGAGTACGACCTGATCTTAGGGCTCAGCCTTTAG
- the greA gene encoding transcription elongation factor GreA — translation MEKVPMTGEGYRALDEELKRLKSIERPTVIAAISEARSHGDLSENAEYHAAKERQGWIEGRIAEIEDKISRAQVIDVTKLSGENIKFGATVTVVDEDTEEEGRYQVVGEHEADVKSGKISLTSPLSRAMMGKEVGDVVEVPTPSGVKAYEILKVEWI, via the coding sequence ATGGAAAAAGTGCCGATGACGGGCGAAGGCTATCGCGCCCTCGACGAAGAATTGAAGCGTTTGAAGTCTATTGAGCGTCCAACCGTTATTGCGGCGATCTCTGAGGCGCGCTCGCACGGCGACCTGTCTGAAAACGCCGAATACCACGCCGCTAAAGAGCGTCAGGGCTGGATCGAAGGCCGAATCGCTGAGATCGAAGATAAGATCAGCCGCGCTCAGGTCATCGACGTGACCAAGCTGTCGGGTGAGAACATCAAATTCGGCGCGACCGTGACCGTCGTTGACGAAGACACCGAAGAAGAAGGCCGCTATCAGGTGGTGGGTGAGCATGAGGCCGATGTCAAATCGGGCAAGATTTCGCTGACCTCGCCTTTGTCGCGCGCCATGATGGGCAAGGAAGTCGGCGATGTCGTCGAAGTCCCGACCCCCAGTGGCGTTAAGGCCTATGAGATCCTCAAGGTCGAATGGATCTAG
- a CDS encoding mitochondrial fission ELM1 family protein, whose amino-acid sequence MPIFGDDTLHIPEGRPLTIWAVSDGRAGIENQVLGLAQAIARKTHAQIVTRHIRYRRLFDRWPTFMKLWPDQMLKRDSDPIGPPYPDIWIAAGRATLPHSLRQKAASKGKTLVVQLQDPRENLNAFDLVIAPQHDQVAGDNVLSILGAPHRITKQRLATEFKPWAERFKGIKGPFVTVLIGGKSKSHDLSPDRAEAMAADIRRAVIATKGTLLLTISRRTPETARDILVNALKDLPGLIYTGDGDNPYFAFLHKADHTLVTEDSINMAVEAAATGKPIHILSMDRRSALKSTRKFDAFHRALQDYGAARPFNGELRSWSYTPLNETDRAADTVLALLKSRATSS is encoded by the coding sequence ATGCCAATATTTGGTGACGATACCCTGCATATTCCCGAAGGGCGGCCGCTGACCATCTGGGCGGTGTCGGACGGGCGTGCGGGCATCGAAAATCAGGTACTGGGGCTGGCACAGGCCATTGCGCGCAAAACCCACGCTCAGATCGTCACCCGTCATATCCGTTATCGCCGCCTGTTTGATCGCTGGCCGACGTTTATGAAACTATGGCCGGATCAGATGCTGAAACGCGATTCCGATCCGATCGGCCCGCCCTACCCTGACATCTGGATAGCCGCTGGCCGCGCCACCCTGCCCCATTCTCTGCGCCAGAAAGCCGCCTCGAAAGGCAAGACCTTGGTGGTGCAGCTTCAGGATCCGCGCGAAAACCTGAACGCCTTTGATCTGGTCATCGCCCCTCAACACGATCAGGTCGCAGGCGATAATGTCCTGTCAATCCTGGGCGCGCCCCACCGCATCACCAAACAACGGCTGGCCACCGAATTTAAACCGTGGGCAGAGCGATTCAAAGGCATCAAAGGCCCGTTTGTTACCGTCCTGATCGGTGGCAAATCCAAGTCCCATGACCTGAGCCCCGACCGCGCCGAAGCCATGGCCGCCGATATCCGTCGTGCCGTCATAGCCACCAAAGGCACGCTGCTGCTGACCATTTCCCGTCGCACCCCTGAGACCGCCCGCGACATATTGGTGAATGCCCTCAAAGACCTGCCGGGGCTGATCTATACCGGCGACGGCGACAATCCCTATTTCGCGTTCCTGCACAAAGCCGACCACACCTTAGTCACCGAAGATTCGATCAATATGGCCGTCGAAGCCGCCGCTACGGGGAAGCCGATTCATATCCTCAGCATGGATCGTCGCTCCGCCCTTAAATCGACGCGCAAGTTCGATGCGTTCCACCGCGCCCTTCAGGACTATGGCGCCGCGCGTCCGTTTAATGGTGAGTTGCGCTCATGGTCGTACACACCGCTCAATGAAACTGACCGCGCCGCTGATACCGTGCTCGCGTTACTAAAATCACGAGCTACATCATCTTAA